Proteins from one Camelina sativa cultivar DH55 chromosome 8, Cs, whole genome shotgun sequence genomic window:
- the LOC104707385 gene encoding uncharacterized protein LOC104707385 — MATEKPITTETVALTEKKMDMSLDEIIKMEKSSANVNNGKKQRASNKKEKFNGGVAKNSAVKAQRYMNSRSDVRQGAFARRRTNFQGNQFPVTTVVARKAASGTPRGRPYNAGRMTTNTNQSRFITPPVQNRSVQRGFVAKQHQQQQRVVNIEQKQANGQRQWPQTLDSRFASMKEERMRMSRFVDNRSNGGNNGAGLYQQQQQRSTVPWGRRATRFPN; from the exons ATGGCGACTGAAAAACCTATTACTACGGAGACTGTTGCTCTCACTGAGAAGAAAATGGACATGTCTTTAG ATGAAATTATTAAGATGGAAAAGAGCAGTGCCAATGTGAATAACGGCAAGAAACAAAGAGCATCG AATAAAAAGGAGAAGTTTAATGGTGGTGTTGCTAAAAATAGTGCTGTAAAAGCACAGCGTTATATGAATTCGCGTTCTGATGTTAGACAG GGTGCTTTTGCTAGGAGAAGGACTAATTTCCAAGGAAACCAGTTTCCTGTAACAACTGTTGTTGCTCGTAAAGCCGCTTCTGGTACTCCGCGTGGTAGACCTTATAATGCTGGAAGGATGACGACTAATACGAATCAATCAAG GTTCATTACTCCGCCAGTTCAGAATAGATCTGTACAGAGAGGGTTCGTTGCAAAG CAACATCAGCAGCAGCAAAGGGTGGTAAACATAGAGCAGAAGCAAGCTAATGGACAAAGGCAATGGCCTCAGACGCTGGACTCTCGGTTTGCAAGcatgaaagaagagagaatgagaatgagtAGATTTGTAGACAATAGAAGCAATGGAGGCAACAATGGCGCTGGATTgtatcagcagcagcagcagcgtTCGACGGTCCCGTGGGGGAGAAGAGCTACAAGATTCCCCAACTGA
- the LOC104707386 gene encoding nucleoside diphosphate kinase III, chloroplastic/mitochondrial: MSSQICRSASKAARSLLSSAKNARFFSEGRAIGAAAAVSASGKIPLYASNFARASGSGVASKSWITGLLALPAAAYMLQDQEVLAAEMERTFIAIKPDGVQRGLISEIVSRFERKGFKLVGIKVVVPSKDFAQKHYHDLKERPFFNGLCDFLSSGPVIAMVWEGEGVIRYGRKLIGATDPQKSEPGTIRGDLAVTVGRNIIHGSDGPETAKDEISLWFKPQELVSYTNNAEKWLYGEN, encoded by the exons atgaGCTCCCAAATCTGCAGATCTGCTTCCAAAGCAGCTaggtctcttctttcttcagctAAGAATGCTCGTTTCTTCTCTG AAGGACGAGCTATTGGTGCTGCAGCAGCTGTTTCCGCATCAGGAAAGATTCCTCTGTATGCATCTAACTTTGCAAGAGCATCAGGTTCAGGTGTTGCCTCAAAGAGTTGGATCACTGGACTCTTAGCTCTTCCTGCTGCAG cctataTGCTTCAAGATCAAGAGGTTCTTGCTGCTGAG ATGGAACGAACCTTTATTGCTATCAAGCCTGATGGAGTGCAAAGAGGACTG ATATCAGAGATAGTTTCTCGATTTGAACGTAAGGGATTCAAGCTTGTTGGTATCAAAGTTGTTGTTCCTTCTAAAGATTTCGCACAAAAGCATTACCATGATCTTAAGGAAAGACCTTTCTTCAATGGCTTGTGTGACTTCCTTAGCTCCGGTCCTGTTATTGCCATG GTCTGGGAAGGAGAAGGAGTGATCAGATACGGACGTAAATTGATTGGAGCCACCGATCCTCAGAAATCTGAGCCTGGAACCATCAGAGGAGATCTTGCAGTTACTGTTGGCAG GAACATAATCCATGGAAGTGATGGACCAGAGACAGCAAAGGATGAGATCAGTCTTTGGTTTAAGCCTCAAGAACTTGTTTCGTACACCAACAACGCTGAGAAGTGGCTCTATGGCGAAAACTAA